Proteins from one Bufo gargarizans isolate SCDJY-AF-19 chromosome 8, ASM1485885v1, whole genome shotgun sequence genomic window:
- the LOC122945307 gene encoding uncharacterized protein K02A2.6-like, which translates to MDNNGFSSDEETCVQHVGLFRVAGSTPAIKVDVTLNGCPVSMDVDTGAAVSVISWTDLKASGLSLPLKPTKLTLQTYSKELLQPLGYVKPLVTLGNHSQSLRLYVVRNGGPPLYGRDWIKALGMPPFTIAQCTLLSKVDHWVESLKSRFKEVFEDSLGTVKGKMAHLLLKPGATPRFCKARSVPFALRKKVEAELDHLLAEKIITKVDRSEWASPIVPVKKKNGDIRICGDFRVALNNQLLVDQYPLPRLEDLFGSLAGGQKFTKIDLKQAYLQLQVHPDSRHLLTINTHKGLFQYNRMVFRIAPAPAIWQRIMDEVLARIPFTQCLLDDMLITGPTDEEHRKNVEAVLGRLQKYGLRVNLSKCEFLKSQLEFCAHTVDRHGLHTTEEKVKALTHAPTPRNVTQLRSYLGLLNYYHRFLPNLAHQLYPLHRLLDARAKWIWTDKCEEAFRLSKELILSSRVLVHYDLKKPVILACDASPYGLGAVLSHVMPDGTERPISFASRSLTSAEQNYSQIDKEALAIVWATKKFHAYVYGREFTLITDHKPLLSILNPQKGISTTTASRLQRYALFLGAYAYSIRYRSHDTHGNADAFSRLPLRDDHPLREVRVVEVHRPQSCMSTSLIARHTATDPFLSQIFSYVQTGWPESVSGDFRPYFARKCELVTNVGCLQWGNRVIVPQYLQSTMLRILHEGHPGVVRMKQRARSCLVATNGYSN; encoded by the coding sequence ATGGACAATAACGGTTTTAGCTCTGATGAGGAGACATGTGTCCAGCATGTTGGACTGTTTCGAGTAGCTGGGAGTACTCCGGCGATTAAAGTGGATGTCACACTCAATGGCTGTCctgtctccatggatgttgatacAGGGGCAGCTGTGTCTGTCATTTCATGGACTGATTTAAAGGCATCGGGTCTGTCCCTGCCGCTAAAACCTACAAAGCTCACGCTACAAACCTACAGCAAGGAACTACTACAGCCCTTGGGTTATGTAAAGCCCCTTGTTACATTAGGCAACCACAGTCAAAGTCTACGCCTTTATGTTGTAAGGAATGGAGGTcctccgctgtatggaagggactGGATCAAAGCCCTGGGCATGCCTCCTTTTACCATTGCCCAATGTACATTGCTTTCTAAAGTAGACCATTGGGTGGAATCCCTGAAGTCacgttttaaagaggtttttgagGACTCTTTGGGCACCGTAAAAGGAAAGATGGCCCACCTCCTCTTGAAGCCTGGTGCTACACCTCGTTTTTGTAAGGCAAGATCAGTACCTTTTGCCTTGCGGAAAAAAGTGGAAGCAGAGCTGGACCACCTATTGGCTGAAAAGATCATAACGAAAgtggatagaagtgaatgggcatcACCAATTGTGCCTGTCAAGAAAAAGAATGGAGACATTAGGATTTGTGGTGATTTCAGGGTAGCTCTGAACAACCAACTTCTTGTGGATCAATACCCATTGCCTCGACTTGAAGATTTATTTGGCTCACTGGCTGGGGggcaaaagtttacaaaaatagacttAAAGCAAGCTTACCTGCAACTGCAAGTACACCCAGATTCACGCCATCTGTTGACCATTAACACTCATAAAGGATTATTCCAGTATAACCGCATGGTTTTTCGCATAGCCCCAGCTCCAGCCATCTGGCAGCGGATCATGGATGAGGTACTGGCAAGAATACCTTTCACCCAATGTCTACTGGATGACATGCTCATCACTGGTCCCACTGATGAAGAACACAGAAAGAATGTTGAAGCTGTGCTAgggagactccaaaagtatgggtTACGTGTTAATCTGTCAAAATGCGAATTTCTCAAGTCTCAACTGGAGTTTTGTGCCCACACGGTGGACCGTCATGGGTTACACACTACTGAAGAAAAGGTTAAAGCCCTTACCCATGCCCCTACCCCCCGGAATGTCACCCAGCTCAGGTCCTACCTTGGCCTCCTAAATTACTACCACCGTTTCTTGCCGAACCTAGCGCACCAGCTCTACCCATTACATCGCTTACTGGATGCAAGAGCTAAATGGATATGGACAGACAAATGTGAAGAAGCTTTTCGGCTTTCTAAAGAACTCATTCTGTCTTCTCGAGTTCTGGTCCACTATGATTTAAAGAAGCCCGTCATCCTGGCTTGTGATGCCTCGCCTTATGGACTGGGTGCAGTGCTTTCCCATGTCATGCCGGATGGCACGGAGCGCCCCATTTCTTTTGCCTCCAGGTCTTTAACCTCAGCAGAACAAAACTACTCCCAGATTGACAAGGAAGCTTTGGCCATTgtatgggccacaaaaaaatttCACGCGTACGTCTATGGTCGGGAGTTCACACTTATCACTGACCACAAACCTCTGTTGTCAATACTGAACCCTCAGAAAGGAATTTCTACAACAACCGCATCTCGCTTACAAAGGTACGCTTTATTTTTAGGAGCTTATGCTTATTCGATCAGATACCGCTCCCATGATACCCATGGCAATGCAGATGCATTTTCCAGATTGCCACTAAGAGATGACCACCCACTAAGAGAGGTACGTGTAGTGGAAGTACACAGGCCACAATCTTGCATGTCCACCTCCCTGATTGCCAGACATACAGCCACAGATCCTTTCCTGTCTCAGATATTCTCTTATGTTCAGACTGGATGGCCAGAGAGTGTTTCAGGTGACTTTCGTCCGTACTTTGCCAGAAAATGTGAGCTTGTGACTAATGTTGGTTGCCTACAATGGGGCAATAGAGTGATTGTACCCCAGTACTTGCAATCAACCATGCTAAGGATACTGCATGAAGGCCATCCTGGTGTGGTGCGCATGAAGCAGCGGGCCCGGAGCTGTTTGGTGGCCACAAATGGATACAGCAATTGA